One window of Nymphaea colorata isolate Beijing-Zhang1983 chromosome 1, ASM883128v2, whole genome shotgun sequence genomic DNA carries:
- the LOC116245779 gene encoding probable magnesium transporter NIPA3, which produces MSVSTDNLKGFTLALLSSGFIGASFIIKKKGLRRAAASGVRAGVGGYSYLLEPLWWVGMITMIVGEVANFVAYAFAPAVLVTPLGALSIIVSAVMAHFILNERLHPLGVLGCVMCIAGSVIIVIHAPQERAISSVQEIWIMATQPAFLLYVASVIVLVLVLIFHFAPHCGNTNVLVFTGICSLMGSLSVMSVKALGTSLKLTFEGSNQLIYPETWFFMTVVFTCVLMQMNYLNKALDTFNTAVVSPIYYVMFTTLTILASVIMFKDWDGQSGGKIISEICGFVVVLSGTVLLHLTIDRNSSINYAPLSPSLSACLSHGNGEMMKYTDDEEGVSGRQELY; this is translated from the exons ATGTCTGTGTCCACAGATAATCTCAAAGGCTTCACTTTGGCCCTTCTCTCTAGTGGGTTCATTGGCGCAAGCTTCATCATCAAGAAGAAGGGTCTCAGGCGGGCAGCCGCTTCCGGTGTCCGAGCAG GTGTTGGTGGCTACTCCTATCTTCTAGAGCCTCTATGGTGGGTGGGCATGATCACAA TGATTGTGGGGGAGGTGGCaaattttgttgcatatgcTTTTGCTCCTGCAGTTTTAGTGACTCCACTTGGTGCACTAAGTATAATAGTAAG TGCGGTGATGGCTCACTTTATTCTGAACGAGAGGCTGCATCCTTTAGGCGTGCTAGGATGTGTAATGTGCATCGCTGGTTCTGTGATAATTGTCATTCATGCACCACAAGAGCGCGCAATTAGTTCTGTCCAGGAAATATGGATCATGGCGACCCAGCCTG CTTTTCTGCTTTACGTTGCATCTGTGATTGTGTTGGTCCTGGTACTAATCTTCCATTTTGCACCTCATTGTGGCAATACAAATGTGTTGGTGTTCACAGGGATTTGTTCACTCATGGGCTCTCTGTCG GTGATGAGTGTCAAAGCTCTTGGAACTTCACTGAAGCTAACCTTTGAGGGTTCCAACCAATTGATTTATCCAGAGACATGGTTCTTCATGACAGTTGTTTTTACATGTGTCCTCATGCAAATGAATTACCTTAATAAG GCTCTTGACACCTTTAACACAGCAGTGGTGTCTCCAATATATTATGTGATGTTTACAACTCTCACCATTCTTGCAAGTGTCATAATGTTCAAG GATTGGGATGGCCAGAGTGGAGGAAAGATAATCTCTGAGATATGTGGATTTGTTGTTGTGCTATCAGGCACAGTTTTACTGCATCTCACCATTGATAGGAATTCCTCAATAA ATTATGCACCACTGTCTCCATCTTTGTCAGCATGTCTCAGTCATGGGAATGGTGAAATGATGAAATATACtgatgatgaagagggtgtATCTGGGAGACAGGAGCTGTACTAG